The proteins below are encoded in one region of Pseudomonas ekonensis:
- a CDS encoding HvfB family MNIO-type RiPP peptide maturase: MQTQHPTVPPRVGLGLRRGLIKDLRAARTGDFDFLEVAPENWIGVGGAHGAALRELAERYPLSCHGLSLSLGGPAPLDTGFLHEVRAFLDRYEVPLYSEHLSYCSDDGHLYDLLPLPFTEEAVHHVAARIRQAQDILGRRLAVENVSYYAAPRQDMDEATFTNAVLREADCDLLLDVNNVYVNSVNHGFDPLTLLNAIEPGRVVGMHVAGHFDESDTLKIDTHGAPVKPVVWSLLSRAYARFGVQPTLLERDFNFPAFSDLVAELRTIRRLQAEGGQHGQP; encoded by the coding sequence ATGCAGACTCAACACCCCACCGTACCGCCCCGTGTCGGGCTCGGCCTGCGCCGTGGCCTGATCAAAGACCTGCGGGCCGCCCGCACCGGCGATTTCGACTTCCTTGAGGTCGCGCCGGAAAACTGGATCGGCGTCGGCGGCGCCCATGGCGCGGCGTTGCGCGAACTGGCTGAACGCTACCCGCTGTCGTGCCACGGCCTGTCGCTGTCCCTGGGCGGCCCGGCGCCGCTGGACACCGGTTTCCTGCACGAGGTGCGCGCGTTCCTCGACCGCTACGAAGTGCCGCTGTACAGCGAACACCTGAGCTACTGCAGCGACGACGGCCACCTCTACGACCTGCTGCCGTTGCCGTTCACCGAAGAGGCGGTGCACCACGTCGCCGCGCGGATCCGCCAGGCCCAGGACATCCTCGGCCGGCGGCTGGCGGTGGAAAACGTTTCCTATTACGCCGCCCCCCGGCAGGACATGGACGAAGCGACCTTCACCAACGCCGTGCTGCGCGAGGCCGACTGCGACCTGCTGCTGGACGTCAACAACGTCTACGTCAACTCGGTCAACCACGGGTTCGACCCGTTGACCCTGCTCAATGCCATCGAGCCGGGCAGGGTGGTCGGCATGCACGTGGCCGGGCATTTCGATGAGTCCGACACGCTGAAGATCGACACCCACGGCGCCCCGGTGAAACCGGTGGTGTGGTCGTTGCTGTCCAGGGCCTACGCCCGTTTCGGCGTGCAGCCGACGCTGCTCGAACGGGACTTCAACTTCCCGGCGTTCTCCGACCTGGTGGCTGAACTGCGGACCATCCGCCGCCTGCAAGCTGAAGGAGGTCAGCATGGACAGCCTTGA
- a CDS encoding class I SAM-dependent methyltransferase: MDEARLNEFMGKLVNDMGGAAMLANVIVGEELGLYRAMADSQPISPETLAEKTACNTRLVREWLSAHAASGYMEHLDGKFRLPEEQALALAIEDSPVYVAGGLGVVASFFHDKDKLVKAMRGNGALPWGDHHPCMFTGTERFFRPGYKGHLIAEWLPALDGVVAKLEEGAKVADVGCGHGASTVIMAQAYPNSSFIGFDYHAPSVTVATQRAEEGGVSSRARFFQGTAKNFPGDGYDLICYFDCLHDMGDPVGAARHAYDSLKDDGTVLLVEPFANDTLDDNINPVGRLFYAASTFICTPNSLSQEVGLGLGAQAGELRLRKVFSEAGFKQFRRATQTPFNLILEARK, translated from the coding sequence ATGGACGAGGCCAGACTCAACGAGTTCATGGGCAAACTGGTCAACGACATGGGCGGCGCGGCGATGCTGGCCAATGTCATCGTCGGCGAAGAGCTCGGCCTGTACCGGGCGATGGCCGACAGCCAGCCGATCAGCCCGGAAACCCTCGCCGAAAAGACCGCCTGCAACACCCGCCTGGTGCGCGAATGGCTCAGCGCCCATGCCGCCTCCGGCTACATGGAACACCTGGACGGAAAATTCCGACTCCCCGAAGAACAGGCCCTGGCCCTGGCCATCGAAGATTCGCCGGTGTACGTCGCCGGCGGCCTCGGGGTGGTCGCGTCGTTTTTCCACGACAAGGACAAACTGGTCAAAGCCATGCGCGGCAACGGCGCCCTGCCCTGGGGCGACCACCATCCGTGCATGTTCACCGGCACCGAGCGGTTCTTCCGCCCAGGCTACAAGGGGCACCTGATCGCCGAGTGGCTGCCGGCGCTGGACGGCGTGGTGGCCAAGCTTGAGGAAGGCGCCAAGGTCGCCGACGTCGGCTGCGGCCATGGCGCCTCCACGGTGATCATGGCCCAGGCCTACCCCAATTCGAGCTTCATCGGTTTCGACTACCACGCGCCCTCGGTGACCGTCGCCACCCAACGCGCCGAAGAAGGCGGAGTCAGCAGCCGGGCGCGGTTCTTCCAGGGCACGGCGAAAAACTTTCCCGGCGACGGCTACGACCTGATCTGCTACTTCGACTGCCTGCACGACATGGGCGACCCGGTCGGCGCGGCGCGCCACGCGTATGACTCGCTGAAGGACGACGGCACGGTCTTGCTGGTCGAGCCGTTCGCCAACGATACGCTGGACGACAACATCAACCCGGTCGGCCGATTGTTCTATGCCGCGTCGACGTTCATCTGCACCCCGAACTCGCTGTCCCAGGAAGTCGGCCTCGGGCTCGGCGCGCAGGCCGGCGAGCTGCGTTTGCGCAAGGTGTTCAGCGAGGCGGGGTTCAAGCAGTTCCGGCGGGCCACGCAGACGCCGTTCAACCTGATACTGGAGGCGCGCAAGTAG
- a CDS encoding NAD-dependent protein deacetylase, with amino-acid sequence MTDRSCPESSNPDAFTHLLEAMAGGDFVVLTGAGISTPSGIPDYRDSDGVRRGRQPMMYQEFLAAPESRRRYWSRAMLGWPRVRQARPNAAHQALASLQEHGLINGVITQNVDTLHDRAGSRDVIELHGSLHRVLCLDCGRRSERDSIQQWMETRNPYLAGVDAVQAPDGDTLLDPAFEARFQMPRCPHCDGERMKPDVVFFGENVAQPTAAQAMAAVERAAGMLVIGSSLMAFSAFRLCRAIADRGKPLIAINLGKTRADDWLDLKIEGSCEVLLPRLVQRLTP; translated from the coding sequence ATGACCGACCGTTCCTGTCCCGAAAGTTCCAACCCCGACGCCTTCACCCACTTGCTGGAAGCCATGGCCGGCGGTGACTTCGTGGTGCTCACCGGCGCCGGCATCAGCACCCCGTCCGGCATCCCCGACTACCGCGACAGCGACGGCGTGCGCCGTGGCCGCCAGCCGATGATGTACCAGGAGTTCCTCGCCGCCCCCGAATCCCGCCGCCGCTACTGGTCCCGGGCCATGCTCGGCTGGCCCCGGGTGCGCCAGGCCCGGCCGAACGCGGCCCACCAGGCGCTGGCCAGCTTGCAGGAGCACGGCCTGATCAACGGGGTGATCACCCAGAACGTCGATACCCTGCACGACCGCGCCGGCAGCCGCGACGTGATCGAACTGCACGGCAGCCTGCACCGGGTGCTCTGCCTGGACTGCGGCCGGCGCAGCGAACGGGACTCGATCCAGCAATGGATGGAAACGCGGAACCCTTACCTGGCCGGCGTCGATGCGGTGCAGGCGCCGGATGGCGACACCCTGCTCGATCCGGCCTTCGAGGCGCGTTTCCAGATGCCCCGCTGCCCCCATTGCGACGGCGAACGGATGAAGCCGGACGTGGTGTTCTTCGGCGAGAACGTCGCCCAGCCCACGGCGGCGCAGGCCATGGCGGCAGTGGAACGGGCAGCCGGGATGCTGGTGATCGGCTCGTCCCTGATGGCGTTTTCGGCCTTTCGCCTGTGCCGGGCGATCGCCGACCGGGGCAAGCCGCTGATCGCGATCAACCTGGGCAAGACCCGGGCGGATGATTGGCTGGACCTGAAGATCGAAGGTTCGTGCGAAGTGTTGTTGCCGCGCCTGGTGCAACGCCTGACCCCATGA
- a CDS encoding LysR family transcriptional regulator has translation MTIKQIRAFLAVAQSLSFAVACERLHLSQSALSLTIKALEEGLGGRLFSRNTRNVALTPEGESLLPLARRLIADWDNAEDEMRQRFSLQRGRVTLAAMPSFAGNLLPPILKNFRARYPNVNVTVNDVINEQVLEMVRDRQVELGVAFEPMQSTSLSFTPLYTDRFVAVVPQDSPWAGRQEIDWLTLLEQPFITLQRPSTVRVMLEEHLQARGMKLPVEFESHQLATVGRMVASGLGVSAVPALCAVQMQELGACCLTLREPVVERAIGVLTEPGNELSAAAQALFDILRQENLGQRLGPAMP, from the coding sequence ATGACCATCAAACAGATCCGCGCCTTCCTCGCCGTGGCCCAGAGCCTGAGCTTCGCCGTGGCCTGCGAGCGCCTGCACCTGTCGCAGTCGGCGCTGAGCCTGACCATCAAGGCGCTGGAAGAGGGGCTGGGCGGACGCCTGTTCAGCCGCAACACCCGCAACGTGGCGCTGACCCCGGAGGGCGAATCCCTGCTGCCGCTGGCCCGGCGCCTGATCGCCGACTGGGACAACGCCGAGGACGAAATGCGCCAGCGCTTCAGCCTGCAGCGGGGGCGGGTGACGCTGGCGGCGATGCCGTCGTTCGCCGGCAACCTGCTGCCGCCGATCCTGAAGAATTTCCGTGCGCGTTACCCGAACGTCAACGTCACGGTCAACGATGTGATCAACGAACAGGTGCTGGAGATGGTGCGCGACCGCCAGGTGGAACTGGGGGTGGCGTTCGAGCCGATGCAGAGCACGTCGTTGAGCTTCACGCCGCTGTACACCGACCGCTTCGTGGCGGTGGTGCCGCAGGATTCGCCTTGGGCCGGGCGCCAGGAGATCGACTGGCTGACCTTGCTCGAGCAACCGTTCATCACGTTGCAGCGACCGTCCACGGTGCGGGTGATGCTCGAGGAGCACTTGCAGGCCCGGGGCATGAAACTGCCGGTGGAGTTCGAAAGCCATCAACTGGCGACGGTCGGAAGGATGGTCGCCAGCGGCCTGGGCGTGAGCGCCGTGCCGGCCCTGTGTGCGGTGCAGATGCAGGAACTGGGCGCGTGCTGCCTGACCTTGCGCGAACCGGTGGTGGAGCGGGCCATCGGTGTGCTGACCGAGCCGGGCAACGAACTGTCGGCGGCGGCGCAGGCGCTGTTCGACATCCTGCGCCAGGAAAACCTCGGCCAGCGCCTGGGGCCTGCGATGCCTTGA
- a CDS encoding CoA transferase subunit A, with the protein MAGFDKRVYSYEEALAGLKDGMTVISGGFGLCGIPENLIAEIKRKGTRDLTVVSNNCGVDGFGLGVLLVDRQIRKVVASYVGENKLFEEQLLNGDIEVVLTPQGTLAEKMRAGGAGIPAFFTATGVGTPVAEGKEVREFHGRKYLMEESITGDFAIVKGWKADHFGNVIYRHTAQNFNPLAATAGKITVVEVEEIVEPGELDPSQIHTPGIYVDRLICGTFEKRIEQRTIRK; encoded by the coding sequence ATGGCAGGTTTCGACAAGCGCGTGTACTCCTACGAGGAGGCTCTGGCCGGCCTCAAGGACGGCATGACCGTGATTTCCGGCGGCTTCGGCCTGTGCGGCATCCCCGAAAACCTGATCGCCGAGATCAAGCGCAAGGGCACCCGCGACCTCACCGTCGTCTCCAACAACTGCGGCGTCGACGGCTTCGGACTCGGTGTGCTGCTGGTGGACCGGCAGATCCGCAAGGTGGTGGCTTCCTACGTCGGCGAGAACAAACTGTTCGAAGAACAGCTGCTCAACGGCGACATCGAAGTCGTCCTCACTCCGCAAGGCACCCTGGCCGAGAAAATGCGCGCCGGCGGCGCGGGCATCCCGGCCTTCTTCACCGCCACCGGCGTCGGCACCCCGGTGGCCGAAGGCAAGGAAGTGCGTGAGTTCCACGGCCGCAAATACCTGATGGAAGAGTCCATCACCGGCGACTTCGCCATCGTCAAAGGCTGGAAGGCCGACCACTTCGGCAACGTCATCTACCGCCACACCGCCCAGAACTTCAACCCGCTGGCCGCCACCGCCGGCAAGATCACCGTGGTCGAGGTCGAAGAGATCGTCGAACCCGGCGAGCTGGATCCGTCGCAGATCCACACCCCCGGCATCTACGTCGACCGGCTTATTTGCGGCACGTTCGAAAAGCGCATCGAACAGCGCACCATCCGCAAATAA
- a CDS encoding CoA transferase subunit B: protein MALSREQMAQRVAREMQDGYYVNLGIGIPTLVANYIPEGMEVMLQSENGLLGMGPFPTEDTIDADMINAGKQTVTARIGASIFSSAESFAMIRGGHVDLTVLGAFEVDVQGNIASWMIPGKLVKGMGGAMDLVAGADNIIVIMTHASKDGESKLLSQCSLPLTGAGCIKRVLTDLAYLEIENGAFVLKERAPGVSVEEIVAKTAGKLVVPDHVPEMQFAAE from the coding sequence ATGGCACTTTCCCGCGAACAAATGGCTCAACGCGTCGCCCGCGAAATGCAGGACGGCTACTACGTGAACCTCGGCATCGGCATCCCGACCCTGGTCGCCAACTACATCCCCGAAGGCATGGAAGTCATGCTGCAATCGGAAAACGGCCTGCTCGGGATGGGCCCTTTCCCAACTGAAGACACCATCGATGCCGACATGATCAACGCCGGCAAACAGACTGTGACCGCGCGGATCGGCGCGTCGATCTTTTCCTCGGCCGAGTCCTTCGCGATGATTCGCGGCGGTCACGTCGACCTGACTGTGCTCGGCGCGTTCGAAGTGGACGTACAAGGCAACATCGCCTCGTGGATGATCCCCGGCAAACTGGTCAAGGGCATGGGCGGCGCGATGGACCTGGTGGCCGGCGCCGACAACATCATCGTCATCATGACCCACGCCTCCAAGGACGGTGAATCCAAGTTGCTCAGCCAGTGCAGCCTGCCGCTGACCGGCGCCGGTTGCATCAAGCGCGTCCTGACCGACCTCGCCTACCTTGAAATCGAAAATGGCGCTTTTGTCCTCAAGGAACGCGCACCTGGCGTCAGCGTCGAGGAAATCGTCGCCAAAACCGCTGGTAAACTTGTCGTCCCGGATCACGTACCGGAAATGCAGTTCGCTGCCGAGTGA
- a CDS encoding acetyl-CoA C-acetyltransferase, with the protein MQDVVIVAATRTAIGSFQGSLATVCAVDLGAAVIRRLLEQTGLDGAQVDEVIMGQVLTAGAGQNPARQAAIKAGLPHAVPAMTLNKVCGSGLKALHLGAQAIRCGDADVIIAGGQENMSLANYVMPGARTGLRMGHAQIVDTMISDGLWDAFNDYHMGITAENLVDKYGISREQQDAFAAASQQKAAAAIEAGRFADEITPILIPQRKGDPVAFKTDEQPRGDTTAESLAKLRPAFKKDGSVTAGNASSLNDGAAAVIMMSAEKAKALGLPVLAKIAAYANAGVDPAIMGIGPVSATRRCLDKAGWSLDQLDLIEANEAFAAQSLAVAKDLQWDLAKVNVNGGAIALGHPIGASGCRVLVTLLHEMLKRDAKKGLATLCIGGGQGVALALERA; encoded by the coding sequence ATGCAAGACGTCGTCATTGTTGCCGCCACGCGTACCGCGATCGGCAGTTTCCAGGGTTCGCTGGCCACCGTCTGCGCCGTGGATCTGGGCGCGGCGGTCATCCGCCGGTTGCTTGAGCAGACCGGCCTGGACGGTGCCCAGGTCGATGAAGTGATCATGGGCCAGGTGCTGACCGCCGGCGCCGGCCAGAACCCGGCGCGCCAGGCTGCGATCAAGGCCGGCCTGCCCCACGCCGTGCCGGCCATGACCCTGAACAAGGTCTGCGGCTCGGGCCTCAAGGCCCTGCACCTGGGTGCCCAGGCGATCCGCTGCGGCGACGCCGACGTGATCATCGCCGGCGGCCAGGAGAACATGAGCCTGGCCAACTACGTGATGCCCGGCGCCCGCACCGGCCTGCGCATGGGCCACGCCCAGATCGTCGACACCATGATCAGCGACGGCCTGTGGGACGCCTTCAACGACTACCACATGGGCATCACCGCCGAGAACCTGGTGGACAAGTACGGGATCAGCCGCGAGCAGCAGGACGCCTTCGCCGCCGCTTCGCAGCAGAAAGCCGCTGCGGCCATCGAGGCCGGGCGCTTCGCCGATGAGATCACCCCGATCCTGATCCCCCAGCGCAAAGGCGACCCGGTGGCGTTCAAGACCGATGAGCAACCGCGCGGCGACACCACCGCCGAATCCCTGGCCAAACTGCGCCCGGCCTTCAAGAAGGACGGCAGCGTCACCGCCGGCAACGCATCGTCGCTCAACGACGGTGCCGCCGCCGTGATCATGATGAGCGCCGAAAAGGCCAAGGCCCTGGGCCTGCCGGTGCTGGCGAAAATCGCGGCCTACGCCAACGCGGGCGTCGACCCGGCGATCATGGGCATCGGCCCGGTCTCGGCCACCCGCCGCTGCCTCGACAAGGCCGGCTGGTCGCTGGACCAACTGGACCTGATCGAAGCCAACGAAGCGTTCGCGGCCCAATCGCTGGCGGTGGCCAAGGACCTGCAATGGGACCTGGCCAAGGTCAACGTCAACGGCGGCGCCATCGCCCTCGGCCACCCGATCGGCGCATCGGGCTGCCGCGTGCTGGTGACCCTGCTGCACGAAATGCTCAAGCGCGACGCGAAGAAGGGTCTGGCGACCCTGTGCATCGGCGGCGGCCAAGGCGTGGCGTTGGCGCTGGAACGGGCGTAA
- a CDS encoding Nramp family divalent metal transporter: MAGSVTVDPSASFFKRVLRFAGPGLLVSIGYMDPGNWATAIEAGSRFGYSLLFVVLLASLAGMVVQCLCSRLGIATGRDLAQLSRERYSTGTARLQWGLAEISIIATDLAEVLGCALAFHLLLGCSLSVGIALTAFDTLLVLALQNRGFRRLEAIMLVLVGTIGVCFFVELLLIKPYWPDVAQGFKPSLSAIGEAAPLYLAIGILGATVMPHNLYLHTSIVQTRLIGKDQASKQDAVKLARIDTIGSLALALLVNAAILILAAAAFHQSGHTDVTDIQDAYHLLDPLVGGALASVLFGVALLASGQSSTFTGTIAGQVIMEGFLNLRIPCWQRRLITRGLALIPAFIGVWLMGDGAVGKLLVLSQVVLSLQLPFALYPLIRMTNDRRLMGPFVNRLPTRVLAWGLFAVISGANSWLILQLLA, encoded by the coding sequence GTGGCCGGCAGCGTCACGGTCGATCCGAGCGCTTCATTCTTCAAGCGTGTGCTGCGCTTCGCCGGCCCCGGTCTGTTGGTGTCCATCGGCTACATGGATCCGGGCAACTGGGCGACGGCCATCGAGGCCGGGTCGCGGTTCGGCTACAGCCTGCTGTTCGTGGTGCTGCTGGCGAGCCTGGCGGGGATGGTCGTCCAATGCCTGTGTTCGCGCCTGGGCATCGCCACGGGGCGGGATTTGGCGCAACTGTCCCGTGAGCGCTACAGCACCGGCACGGCGCGGCTGCAATGGGGCCTGGCGGAAATTTCGATCATCGCCACCGACCTGGCCGAAGTGCTCGGTTGCGCGCTGGCGTTTCATTTGCTGTTGGGGTGCTCGCTGAGTGTCGGCATCGCCCTCACGGCGTTCGACACGCTGCTGGTGCTGGCCCTGCAGAACCGTGGTTTCCGGCGGCTGGAGGCGATCATGCTGGTGCTGGTGGGCACCATCGGCGTGTGCTTTTTCGTGGAGCTGCTGCTGATCAAACCGTATTGGCCGGACGTCGCCCAGGGCTTCAAGCCGTCGTTGTCGGCCATCGGCGAAGCGGCGCCGCTGTATCTGGCGATCGGCATCCTCGGCGCCACGGTGATGCCGCACAACCTGTACCTGCACACGTCCATCGTGCAAACGCGGCTGATCGGCAAGGACCAGGCCAGCAAGCAGGACGCGGTGAAACTGGCGCGCATCGACACCATCGGCTCACTGGCGCTGGCGCTGCTGGTCAACGCGGCGATCCTGATTCTCGCGGCGGCGGCGTTCCACCAGTCCGGGCACACCGACGTCACGGACATCCAGGACGCCTATCACCTGTTGGACCCGCTGGTGGGCGGGGCGCTGGCCAGCGTGCTGTTCGGCGTGGCGCTGTTGGCGTCCGGGCAGAGTTCGACGTTCACCGGCACCATCGCCGGCCAGGTGATCATGGAAGGGTTCCTGAACCTGCGGATCCCCTGCTGGCAGCGGCGCCTGATCACCCGGGGGCTGGCGCTGATCCCGGCGTTCATCGGCGTGTGGCTGATGGGCGACGGGGCGGTGGGCAAGCTCTTGGTGCTGAGCCAGGTGGTGTTGAGCCTGCAACTGCCGTTCGCCCTGTACCCGCTGATCCGCATGACCAATGACCGGCGACTGATGGGGCCGTTCGTGAACCGCTTGCCGACCCGGGTGTTGGCGTGGGGGCTGTTTGCGGTGATCAGCGGGGCCAACAGTTGGCTGATCCTGCAGCTGCTTGCTTGA
- a CDS encoding alpha/beta hydrolase — protein sequence MLKTLALLTLLACGTAQAQTSLQTDLPLNYLAQVHPDAEPRPLVVFLHGYGSNEADLIGMKFQLPAQYNYLSVQAPMALGEGRFQWFRKKGEGAYNGEPDDLKASGQKLRAFVTAAAQKYHADPTRVYLIGFSQGAMMSYEVGLRQPAVVGGFAALSGRLLPVLKAELESAGAAAPVQVFIGHGTADDRVPYHDGTQADALLKRLGYAPQFHAYPGVGHSIGAAELRDLNAWLQGLNP from the coding sequence ATGCTCAAGACGCTAGCCCTGTTGACCCTCCTGGCCTGCGGCACCGCCCAGGCCCAGACCTCGCTGCAGACCGATCTGCCGCTCAATTACCTGGCCCAGGTCCACCCGGATGCCGAACCGCGTCCGCTGGTGGTTTTCCTGCACGGCTACGGCAGCAACGAGGCCGACCTGATCGGCATGAAATTTCAGCTGCCCGCGCAGTACAACTACCTGTCGGTGCAAGCGCCGATGGCGCTGGGTGAAGGGCGTTTCCAGTGGTTTCGCAAGAAGGGCGAAGGGGCCTACAACGGCGAGCCCGATGACCTGAAGGCCAGCGGACAGAAACTGCGGGCTTTCGTGACCGCTGCGGCGCAGAAGTACCACGCCGACCCGACCCGGGTGTACCTGATCGGCTTCAGCCAGGGCGCGATGATGAGTTACGAAGTGGGGCTGCGCCAGCCAGCGGTGGTGGGCGGATTCGCTGCGTTGAGCGGGCGCTTGCTGCCGGTGCTCAAGGCCGAACTTGAATCCGCCGGAGCAGCGGCGCCGGTGCAGGTCTTCATCGGCCACGGCACCGCCGACGACCGTGTGCCCTACCATGACGGCACGCAGGCCGACGCGCTGTTGAAGCGCTTGGGCTACGCGCCGCAGTTCCACGCCTACCCCGGCGTGGGCCACAGCATCGGCGCGGCGGAACTGCGGGATCTGAACGCCTGGCTCCAGGGGCTCAATCCCTGA
- a CDS encoding succinylglutamate desuccinylase/aspartoacylase family protein: MQRIDHRLPWSHLGSERSLSVFRFGAGPRKVYIQASLHADELPGMRTAWELKQRLGELEREGRLQGVIELVPVANPIGLDQHLQSAHMGRFELGSGKNFNRAFVELSAPVAALVGERLGDDAVANIALIRQTMGQVLDDLPAPASQLEALHRLLLRHACDADITLDLHCDFEAAIHLYALPQHWPQWQSLAARLKAGVALLCEDSGGSSFDESCSSPWLRLARAFPDAAIPPANLATTLELGSMGDTRVEQARANCEAILGFLAEQGFIGGDWPAAPQACCEGMPFEGTQYLFAPHHGVVSFLRDAGEWVEQGDALFEVVDPLSDRVTTVRAGTSGVLFALDRGRYTQPGIWQAKVAGREPIRAGKLIND; this comes from the coding sequence ATGCAACGCATCGACCACCGGCTGCCCTGGAGCCATCTGGGCAGCGAACGTTCCCTCAGTGTGTTCCGCTTCGGCGCAGGCCCGCGCAAGGTGTACATCCAGGCCAGCCTGCACGCCGATGAACTGCCGGGCATGCGCACGGCCTGGGAGCTCAAGCAGCGCCTGGGCGAGCTGGAGCGCGAAGGACGCCTGCAAGGCGTGATCGAGCTGGTGCCGGTGGCCAACCCCATCGGCCTGGACCAGCACCTGCAAAGCGCCCACATGGGCCGCTTCGAACTGGGCAGCGGCAAGAACTTCAACCGTGCGTTCGTCGAACTGAGCGCGCCGGTGGCGGCCTTGGTCGGCGAGCGTCTGGGCGATGACGCCGTCGCCAACATCGCGCTGATCCGCCAGACCATGGGCCAGGTGCTCGACGACCTGCCGGCCCCGGCCTCGCAGCTGGAAGCCTTGCACCGTCTGCTGCTGCGCCACGCCTGCGACGCCGACATCACCCTGGATCTGCATTGCGACTTCGAAGCGGCCATTCACCTGTATGCGTTGCCGCAGCACTGGCCGCAGTGGCAATCCCTGGCCGCCCGCCTGAAGGCCGGCGTGGCGCTGCTGTGCGAGGATTCCGGCGGCAGCTCGTTCGACGAATCTTGCTCGTCGCCGTGGCTGCGTCTGGCGCGGGCGTTCCCCGACGCGGCGATTCCGCCGGCCAACCTGGCGACCACCCTGGAGCTGGGCAGCATGGGCGACACCCGGGTCGAACAGGCCCGGGCCAACTGCGAGGCGATCCTGGGCTTCCTGGCGGAACAAGGCTTCATCGGCGGTGACTGGCCGGCGGCGCCGCAGGCATGCTGCGAAGGCATGCCGTTCGAAGGCACCCAATACCTGTTCGCGCCGCACCATGGCGTGGTGAGCTTCCTGCGTGACGCGGGGGAGTGGGTCGAGCAGGGGGATGCGCTGTTCGAAGTGGTCGATCCGCTGAGCGACCGGGTCACCACCGTGCGCGCCGGCACCAGCGGCGTGCTGTTCGCCCTCGACCGCGGGCGCTACACCCAGCCGGGGATCTGGCAGGCGAAAGTGGCCGGGCGCGAGCCGATCCGGGCCGGGAAGCTGATCAACGACTGA
- a CDS encoding ABC transporter substrate-binding protein, with translation MKKLVMFGALALSMLSLTAVADDAKPIRIGIEAGYPPFSMKTPDGKLAGFDVDIGDALCEQMKVKCTWVEQEFDGLIPALKVKKIDAILSSMTITDDRKKNVDFTIKYYHTPARFVMKSGSGVKDPLTELKGKKVGVLRASTHDRYATEVLVPAGIELVRYGSQQEANLDMVSGRIDAMLADSVNLSDGFLKTDAGKGFEFVGPTYEDAKYFGGGAGIAVRKGDKELADKFNTAITEIRANGKYKQVQDKYFDFDVYGH, from the coding sequence ATGAAAAAGCTGGTTATGTTCGGTGCCCTGGCACTGTCGATGCTGTCCCTGACCGCCGTGGCCGACGACGCCAAGCCGATCCGCATCGGCATTGAGGCCGGTTACCCTCCGTTCTCGATGAAAACCCCCGACGGCAAGCTGGCCGGTTTCGACGTGGACATCGGCGACGCGCTGTGCGAACAGATGAAAGTCAAATGCACCTGGGTCGAGCAGGAATTCGACGGCCTGATCCCGGCGCTGAAAGTGAAGAAGATCGACGCGATCCTGTCGTCCATGACCATCACCGACGACCGCAAGAAGAACGTCGATTTCACCATCAAGTACTACCACACCCCTGCGCGCTTCGTGATGAAGTCGGGCTCCGGCGTCAAGGATCCGCTGACCGAGCTCAAGGGCAAGAAAGTCGGCGTGCTGCGCGCCAGCACCCACGACCGCTACGCCACCGAAGTGCTGGTGCCGGCCGGGATCGAGCTGGTGCGCTACGGTTCGCAGCAAGAGGCCAACCTGGACATGGTGTCCGGCCGCATCGACGCCATGCTGGCCGACTCGGTCAACCTGAGCGACGGCTTCCTGAAGACCGACGCCGGCAAAGGCTTCGAATTCGTCGGCCCGACCTATGAAGACGCCAAGTACTTCGGCGGCGGCGCCGGCATCGCGGTGCGCAAGGGCGACAAGGAGCTGGCGGACAAATTCAACACCGCCATCACCGAAATCCGCGCCAACGGCAAGTACAAACAAGTGCAGGACAAGTACTTCGACTTTGACGTGTACGGCCATTAA